A part of Chloroflexota bacterium genomic DNA contains:
- a CDS encoding cation transporter, with the protein MAGVGRNDTERLYRKGLVLEYITVVYNILEAIASIIFGGIAGSIALIGFGLDSIVESLSGLVLIWRLRQHGKISEEKEERIEKRATRFVSITFFILGLYVFVEAIRKWAVVEVPEPSLPGILIAIASLIVMPILTVQKYRTGQQINSRALIADSKETLACAFLSLALLAGLGANYWFGFWQADPIIGIIIAAFLFREGWLGWKESGEAGSD; encoded by the coding sequence TTGGCTGGGGTCGGGAGAAATGATACCGAAAGGCTGTACCGGAAAGGACTCGTTCTTGAATATATTACAGTTGTCTATAACATCCTTGAGGCCATTGCCTCGATTATCTTTGGAGGTATTGCCGGCAGCATTGCCCTGATTGGCTTTGGGCTGGATAGCATTGTTGAGTCATTGTCCGGTCTGGTCCTGATATGGCGGCTCAGGCAGCACGGTAAGATATCAGAGGAAAAAGAAGAGAGGATTGAAAAACGGGCCACAAGGTTTGTCTCCATTACCTTCTTCATTCTTGGCCTGTATGTTTTCGTCGAGGCAATAAGGAAATGGGCTGTGGTTGAAGTCCCGGAGCCATCGCTACCGGGCATATTGATTGCCATAGCATCTTTAATTGTCATGCCGATACTGACGGTGCAGAAATACAGAACAGGGCAGCAAATCAACAGTCGGGCACTCATTGCCGACTCCAAAGAGACACTGGCCTGCGCCTTTCTTTCTCTGGCTTTACTGGCAGGTCTGGGGGCAAATTACTGGTTTGGATTCTGGCAGGCAGACCCCATTATAGGCATCATAATTGCCGCTTTCCTGTTCCGTGAGGGGTGGCTGGGCTGGAAAGAATCGGGCGAGGCAGGCAGTGATTGA
- a CDS encoding NYN domain-containing protein, which yields MSERIMIFIDGSNVYHSLKNIFGRTDVDIGRFCHKLLNRRQLIRIYYYNARVGRKEEPERYQHQQAFFAGVNAIPYLELRLGRLVYFNWPNVPPYEKGTDVQLTTDMLTYSFKNNYDVSILVAGDNDFVGALQAVKDNGKHVEVALFGKRGTSWQLRNVADRVITLNKQFMSSCWKS from the coding sequence ATGTCGGAGCGGATAATGATATTCATCGACGGGAGCAACGTGTACCACTCGCTGAAAAACATATTTGGTCGGACTGACGTGGATATCGGAAGGTTCTGCCACAAGCTCCTGAATCGCCGCCAATTAATCAGGATTTACTACTACAATGCCAGGGTAGGCAGGAAAGAGGAACCGGAGCGTTACCAGCACCAGCAGGCGTTTTTCGCCGGAGTAAATGCCATACCATACCTCGAGCTGCGCCTTGGCCGACTGGTCTATTTCAACTGGCCGAATGTGCCGCCATACGAGAAAGGCACTGACGTCCAGCTGACCACGGACATGCTGACATACAGCTTCAAGAATAATTACGACGTATCGATTCTGGTTGCCGGGGACAATGACTTTGTCGGAGCCCTTCAGGCCGTAAAGGACAACGGCAAACACGTTGAGGTAGCCCTTTTCGGCAAAAGGGGTACTTCCTGGCAGTTGCGAAACGTGGCCGATAGGGTGATAACCTTAAATAAACAGTTTATGAGTAGCTGCTGGAAGTCATAA
- the gatC gene encoding Asp-tRNA(Asn)/Glu-tRNA(Gln) amidotransferase subunit GatC, translating to MKLSREEVLHIARLARLGLTEEDVDKFREQLSNILENFEILRQVDTTDVPPTAQSLALQNVMRDDGVTPSLPPEDILANAPRREGDCFRVRAVLE from the coding sequence ATGAAGCTGAGTCGTGAAGAAGTGCTGCACATTGCCCGCCTTGCCCGCCTGGGACTGACCGAAGAAGACGTCGATAAGTTCCGGGAGCAGCTTTCCAATATTCTGGAGAACTTTGAGATTCTGCGGCAGGTGGACACCACGGATGTCCCTCCCACCGCCCAGTCGCTCGCTCTCCAGAACGTGATGCGCGATGATGGGGTGACTCCATCTCTGCCCCCGGAGGATATTCTGGCCAATGCTCCCCGCCGGGAAGGGGACTGCTTCAGGGTACGGGCGGTTCTGGAGTAA